The following are encoded together in the Tepidiforma bonchosmolovskayae genome:
- a CDS encoding LLM class flavin-dependent oxidoreductase, with product MKFHWFHLMPWPYLPDDFQQKHRSVWVDVDYSLFDEEKANHVYHEYLDELEFAEKVGFDGICVNEHHSNAYGLMPSPNIMAATLTRRTNRAAIVVMGNSIALYNPPLRVAEEFAMLDILSGGRLVAGFPVGTSMDTNFAYGVPGAQLRERYYEAHDLIMQAWHNEGVSHFNGKYTQIRYMNPWPRPLQKPNPPIWIPGGGSIETWEWCADMGYLYSYLSYSGYKRAQTIMDGFWARMRDKGVEPNPYHAGFAQVVCVADNAAEAKELYWPHIDYFYNRCLHVFPGFADAPGYRTLRTVKAGIKSQFEQAQQNAKARLSWEGLVEQGYVIAGGPDYVTEKLNELADNLRVGHLMLLLQMGSMPRDVAIYNTQMFAEKVMPNLRDKFNEFEDRWYPKPLPPERRAVPKDEPVRPLRSPLTAGVGGA from the coding sequence ATGAAGTTCCACTGGTTCCATCTGATGCCCTGGCCCTACCTGCCGGACGACTTCCAGCAGAAGCACCGCTCCGTCTGGGTCGACGTCGACTACAGCCTCTTCGACGAAGAAAAGGCCAACCACGTCTACCACGAGTACCTCGACGAACTCGAATTCGCCGAGAAGGTCGGCTTCGACGGCATCTGCGTCAACGAGCACCACTCCAACGCCTACGGCCTCATGCCGAGCCCGAACATCATGGCGGCCACCCTCACCCGCAGGACCAACCGCGCCGCCATCGTCGTCATGGGCAACTCAATCGCCCTCTACAACCCGCCGCTCCGCGTCGCCGAAGAGTTCGCCATGCTCGATATCCTCTCCGGCGGCCGCCTCGTCGCCGGCTTCCCGGTCGGCACCAGCATGGACACCAACTTCGCCTACGGCGTCCCCGGGGCCCAGCTCCGCGAGCGGTACTACGAGGCGCACGACCTCATCATGCAGGCCTGGCACAACGAGGGCGTCAGCCACTTCAACGGCAAGTACACCCAGATCCGCTACATGAACCCCTGGCCGCGCCCCCTCCAGAAGCCGAACCCGCCCATCTGGATCCCCGGCGGCGGCTCCATCGAAACTTGGGAGTGGTGCGCTGATATGGGCTACCTCTACTCCTACCTCTCCTACTCCGGCTACAAGCGCGCCCAGACCATCATGGACGGCTTCTGGGCCCGCATGCGCGACAAGGGCGTCGAGCCGAACCCCTACCACGCCGGCTTCGCCCAGGTCGTCTGCGTCGCCGATAACGCCGCCGAGGCCAAAGAGCTCTACTGGCCCCACATCGACTATTTCTACAACCGCTGCCTCCACGTCTTCCCCGGCTTCGCCGACGCCCCCGGCTACCGCACCCTCCGCACCGTCAAGGCCGGCATCAAATCCCAGTTCGAACAGGCCCAGCAGAACGCCAAGGCCCGCCTGAGCTGGGAAGGCCTCGTCGAACAGGGCTACGTCATCGCCGGCGGCCCCGACTACGTCACCGAAAAACTCAACGAACTCGCCGACAACCTCCGCGTCGGCCACCTCATGCTCCTCCTCCAGATGGGCTCCATGCCCCGCGACGTCGCCATCTACAACACCCAGATGTTCGCGGAGAAGGTCATGCCCAACCTCCGTGACAAGTTCAACGAGTTCGAGGACCGCTGGTACCCGAAGCCGCTCCCGCCCGAGCGCCGCGCCGTCCCCAAAGACGAACCCGTCCGCCCGCTCCGCTCTCCCCTCACCGCCGGCGTTGGCGGCGCCTGA
- a CDS encoding Gfo/Idh/MocA family protein, giving the protein MALRLGLVGAGFIAGVYAHAAARVPAVQLTAVASPRSAAEFARRWGIPHAFDDWRRLLAEAPIDAVAIAAPNDLHAPVAIAAAAAGKHVLCEKPLAHGLPAARDMVDACDRAGVLLACAENLLFAPMYERAAALVRRGELGQPYLVRQVQAHAGPYADWFWQIDRTGGGALIDMGAHGIAVVCRVLDAWPGSISAVLGRFRHAARTPADDHAVVHLRFPGGALATVEASWATPGGADLLEVVGPRGRLVANLDRGPAIDLYREPGPGPAAGPSGWHHVMYEEAWQFGFPQELENFADAVAGRAAPRFTGRDALRVLEIICAAYESARTGCPVALPFASSAPRAIDHWLGAPAT; this is encoded by the coding sequence ATGGCCCTCCGCCTCGGCCTGGTCGGCGCCGGCTTCATCGCCGGCGTCTACGCCCACGCAGCGGCCCGCGTCCCCGCCGTCCAGCTCACCGCCGTCGCCTCGCCTCGCTCCGCCGCTGAGTTCGCCCGCCGCTGGGGCATCCCCCATGCCTTCGACGACTGGCGCCGCCTGCTGGCCGAGGCGCCGATCGACGCCGTCGCTATCGCCGCCCCCAACGACCTCCACGCACCCGTCGCCATCGCCGCCGCAGCTGCCGGGAAGCACGTCCTCTGCGAGAAACCGCTCGCCCACGGTCTGCCCGCCGCGCGCGACATGGTCGACGCCTGCGATCGCGCCGGCGTCCTCCTCGCCTGCGCCGAAAACCTCCTCTTCGCCCCCATGTACGAACGCGCCGCCGCCCTCGTCCGCCGCGGCGAGCTCGGGCAGCCGTACCTCGTCCGCCAGGTCCAGGCCCACGCCGGCCCCTACGCCGACTGGTTCTGGCAGATCGACCGCACCGGCGGCGGCGCGCTCATCGACATGGGCGCCCATGGCATCGCTGTCGTCTGCCGGGTCTTGGACGCCTGGCCCGGGTCAATCTCCGCGGTCCTCGGGCGTTTCCGCCACGCCGCCCGCACACCGGCCGACGACCACGCCGTCGTTCACCTCCGCTTCCCCGGCGGCGCCCTCGCAACCGTCGAGGCGTCCTGGGCCACTCCCGGCGGCGCCGACCTCCTCGAAGTCGTCGGCCCGCGCGGCCGCCTTGTCGCCAACCTCGACCGCGGCCCCGCCATCGACCTCTACCGCGAACCCGGCCCCGGCCCTGCGGCCGGCCCCTCCGGCTGGCACCACGTCATGTACGAAGAGGCCTGGCAGTTCGGCTTCCCGCAGGAGCTCGAAAACTTCGCCGATGCCGTCGCCGGCCGCGCAGCGCCCCGATTCACCGGCCGCGATGCCCTCCGCGTCCTCGAAATCATCTGCGCCGCCTACGAATCAGCCCGGACCGGCTGCCCGGTCGCTCTCCCGTTCGCCAGCAGCGCCCCCCGAGCCATCGACCACTGGCTCGGCGCCCCCGCCACCTGA
- a CDS encoding HAD family hydrolase, whose translation MPPLLLFDIDLTLIATSGAGRTALDRAFEQVIAVPAATEGVRFDGRTDRAIITEVLERHGHPAARFAEVRDAYLAHLPAALAEKGGQVLPGVKPLLDALQRELPGIGLATGNLREGARRKLGHFGLWDCFAAGGFGDDHADRSRIVAAAIDALAAAVGVPADPASAVVIGDTPLDVAAALAAGARAVGVATGRYTEAELRAAGAGHVLPGFTDLDRALAVLLGG comes from the coding sequence GTGCCCCCGCTCCTCCTCTTCGATATCGACCTCACCCTCATCGCCACCAGCGGCGCCGGCCGGACCGCCCTCGACCGCGCCTTCGAACAGGTCATCGCCGTCCCTGCCGCCACCGAAGGCGTCCGTTTCGACGGCCGAACCGACCGCGCCATCATCACCGAGGTGCTCGAACGCCACGGGCACCCCGCTGCCCGCTTCGCCGAGGTCCGCGACGCCTATCTCGCCCACCTCCCTGCCGCGCTCGCCGAAAAGGGCGGGCAGGTCCTGCCCGGCGTCAAACCCCTGCTCGATGCCCTCCAGCGGGAACTCCCCGGCATCGGCCTCGCCACCGGCAACCTCCGCGAAGGCGCCCGCCGGAAGCTCGGCCACTTCGGCCTCTGGGACTGCTTCGCCGCCGGCGGCTTCGGCGACGACCACGCCGACCGCAGCCGCATCGTCGCCGCCGCCATCGACGCGCTCGCCGCAGCCGTCGGCGTCCCCGCCGACCCGGCCAGCGCAGTCGTCATCGGCGATACCCCGCTCGACGTCGCCGCTGCCCTTGCCGCCGGCGCCCGCGCCGTCGGCGTCGCCACCGGCCGCTACACCGAGGCCGAGCTCCGCGCCGCCGGCGCCGGGCACGTCCTCCCCGGCTTCACCGACCTCGACCGCGCCCTCGCCGTCCTCCTCGGCGGCTGA
- a CDS encoding cytochrome P450: MTETATNEVPLGIQLTPLNPEYQRDPFSLLDRVREAGRVIWDEQFGRWLVARFEDVHAILNDRDLLVDPRKANEKSFNAMFRQRLLGEDREPSMLFQDPPAHTRLRGLVSKAFTPRAIERMRPRIEEIAHELCDRVEGQERFDLMAAFCQPYPTIVIAEMLGVDPKDQANFKRWTDDSVAAGFDPFASEEVRQRAMRAGEELQAYLRRVIAERRAEPRDDLITAMLRAEDNGDFLNDEEVLSMIGLLLAAGNVTTTDLLGNGMKNLLQHPDQAQLLRERPELIENAVEEMLRYEGPVTFSGRIVPDDRVIAGCPMQKGDSITVALGGANYDPRLHRDPHKFDVTREDIDHVAFGGGRRYCLGAPLARLEAQIGVRVLLERFPKMRLAQQELKWKRVPGFRGLEELWVEV; this comes from the coding sequence ATGACCGAGACCGCAACGAACGAGGTTCCGCTGGGCATCCAGCTGACGCCGCTCAACCCGGAGTACCAGCGAGACCCGTTCAGCCTGCTGGACCGGGTGCGTGAAGCGGGCCGGGTGATCTGGGACGAACAGTTCGGCCGGTGGCTGGTGGCCCGGTTCGAGGATGTGCACGCGATTTTGAACGACCGCGACCTCCTGGTGGACCCGCGGAAGGCGAACGAGAAGTCGTTCAACGCGATGTTCCGTCAGCGGCTGCTGGGGGAGGACCGGGAGCCGAGCATGCTGTTCCAGGACCCGCCGGCGCACACGCGGCTGCGGGGGCTGGTATCGAAGGCGTTTACGCCGCGGGCGATCGAGCGGATGCGGCCGCGGATCGAGGAGATTGCGCACGAGCTGTGCGACCGGGTGGAGGGGCAGGAGCGGTTCGACCTGATGGCCGCGTTCTGCCAGCCGTACCCGACGATCGTGATCGCCGAGATGCTGGGGGTGGACCCGAAGGACCAGGCGAACTTCAAGCGGTGGACCGACGACAGCGTGGCGGCCGGGTTCGATCCATTCGCGAGCGAAGAGGTGCGGCAGCGCGCGATGCGGGCAGGGGAGGAGCTGCAGGCGTACCTGCGGCGGGTGATCGCGGAGCGGCGGGCCGAGCCGCGGGACGACCTGATCACGGCGATGCTACGGGCCGAGGATAACGGGGATTTCCTCAACGACGAGGAGGTGCTCTCGATGATCGGGCTGCTGCTGGCGGCCGGGAATGTGACGACCACGGACCTGCTCGGGAACGGGATGAAGAACCTGCTGCAGCACCCGGACCAGGCGCAGCTGCTGCGGGAGCGGCCGGAGCTCATCGAGAACGCGGTGGAGGAGATGCTGCGGTACGAAGGGCCGGTGACGTTCAGCGGGCGGATCGTGCCGGACGACCGGGTGATTGCGGGGTGCCCGATGCAGAAGGGCGACTCAATCACGGTGGCGCTGGGCGGTGCGAACTACGACCCCCGGCTGCACAGGGACCCGCACAAGTTCGACGTGACCCGCGAGGACATCGACCATGTGGCCTTCGGCGGCGGGCGGCGGTACTGCCTCGGCGCGCCGCTGGCCCGGCTGGAGGCGCAGATCGGGGTGCGGGTGCTGCTCGAACGGTTCCCGAAGATGCGGCTGGCGCAGCAGGAGCTGAAGTGGAAGCGGGTGCCGGGCTTCCGCGGGCTCGAGGAGCTGTGGGTCGAGGTGTAG
- a CDS encoding CaiB/BaiF CoA transferase family protein, with the protein MKRLPLEGIRVADLTMMWAGPYATRILAEMGAEVIKIESPRAWDNIRTLIPLPGVDEPWNASYYFNDYNRDKKSLTLDLAHPLGRETFLRLVPHCDVVIENYRADVLDNLRLGYDVLRQARPDIILVSMAGYGKTGAERSHVGFGPIIEQMSGLASMTGYGDDGVPFKTGISYGDPVAGKAAAAAVALALIARRRTGRGACIDLAQREVLSSLIGEAFVAASLRGERPVHRGNRDPRWFAQGVYRCAGEEQWLAVTFRTRGEWERAAALLGIDPALPGGPADHDLIDARLSAALADRDPQDVFELLAGAGIPAGRVLDTVTIHEDPHLAARRYWVELPHPRMHPWKQPRTAWRLREADPWPRRHAPLFGEHNDEILRGLLGLSAEQVEELRREGVIGNAPVNPGVG; encoded by the coding sequence ATGAAGCGCCTCCCGCTCGAAGGCATCCGCGTCGCCGACCTCACCATGATGTGGGCCGGCCCCTACGCCACCCGCATCCTCGCCGAAATGGGCGCCGAGGTCATCAAGATCGAATCACCCCGGGCCTGGGACAACATCCGCACCCTCATCCCCCTGCCCGGTGTCGACGAGCCCTGGAACGCGTCCTACTACTTCAACGACTACAACCGCGACAAGAAGTCCCTTACCCTCGACCTCGCTCACCCGCTCGGCCGGGAAACCTTCCTCCGCCTCGTCCCCCACTGCGACGTCGTCATCGAGAACTACCGCGCCGACGTCCTCGATAACCTCCGGCTCGGCTACGATGTCCTCCGCCAGGCCCGGCCCGACATCATCCTCGTCTCGATGGCCGGCTACGGGAAGACCGGCGCCGAGCGCAGCCACGTCGGCTTCGGCCCGATTATCGAGCAGATGAGCGGCCTCGCCTCGATGACCGGCTACGGCGACGACGGCGTCCCCTTCAAAACCGGCATCTCCTACGGCGACCCCGTTGCCGGCAAGGCCGCCGCCGCAGCCGTCGCCCTCGCCCTCATCGCCCGCCGCCGCACCGGCCGCGGCGCCTGCATCGACCTCGCCCAGCGCGAGGTCCTCTCCTCGCTCATCGGCGAGGCGTTCGTCGCCGCCTCGCTCCGCGGCGAACGGCCCGTCCACCGCGGCAACCGCGACCCGCGCTGGTTCGCCCAGGGCGTCTACCGCTGCGCTGGCGAAGAGCAGTGGCTCGCCGTGACCTTCCGCACCCGCGGCGAATGGGAGCGCGCCGCCGCCCTCCTCGGCATCGACCCCGCCCTCCCCGGCGGCCCCGCCGACCACGACCTCATCGACGCCCGCCTGAGCGCCGCCCTCGCCGACCGCGACCCCCAGGACGTGTTCGAACTGCTCGCCGGCGCCGGCATCCCCGCAGGCCGCGTCCTCGACACCGTCACCATCCACGAGGACCCCCACCTGGCTGCCCGCCGCTACTGGGTCGAACTCCCCCACCCCCGGATGCACCCGTGGAAGCAGCCGCGCACCGCCTGGCGCCTGCGCGAAGCCGACCCCTGGCCGCGCCGCCACGCCCCGCTCTTCGGCGAACACAACGACGAAATCCTGCGAGGCCTCCTCGGCCTCTCCGCCGAACAGGTCGAAGAACTGCGCCGCGAGGGCGTCATCGGCAACGCCCCCGTCAACCCCGGCGTCGGCTGA
- a CDS encoding CaiB/BaiF CoA transferase family protein, giving the protein MEASPSLPLDGVRVLEIGGGISAAFAARWLAGFGADVVRVEPDVESLSPDEAVYLLPGKRRVRADAAELAALARAADIIIEDGPPGALAARGLDPAALRAERPALVVVSITPFGQDGPYAACPATNITAFAMGGIMSLTGMHQREPLVTGGSQALYLGGLDAAGAAVTAYFGALVHGEGDWVDISLQECMAGMLELYGPRGAYEGAVSIRSGNHVRALWGLYPCADGYAGVCALERQVPALFSLLGDPELDEPRFRDPLERPNHDDELQAKLYAWFGERTKAELLELGVRHRVPIGAVVTPLELLDNPALLERGFFDTVDTPAGQARIPGRPFLGLGWRPGALADPVPAAQILPRWSPRP; this is encoded by the coding sequence ATGGAAGCATCCCCCTCCCTTCCCCTCGATGGCGTCCGCGTCCTCGAAATCGGCGGCGGCATCTCCGCAGCCTTCGCCGCCCGCTGGCTCGCCGGCTTCGGCGCCGATGTCGTCCGTGTCGAGCCCGACGTCGAATCCCTCTCGCCCGACGAAGCCGTCTACCTCCTCCCCGGCAAGCGCCGCGTCCGCGCCGACGCCGCCGAACTTGCCGCCCTCGCCCGTGCCGCCGACATCATCATCGAGGACGGCCCGCCCGGCGCCCTCGCTGCCCGCGGGCTCGACCCCGCCGCCCTCCGCGCCGAGCGCCCCGCCCTCGTCGTCGTCTCCATCACCCCCTTCGGCCAGGACGGCCCATACGCGGCCTGCCCCGCCACCAACATCACCGCGTTCGCCATGGGCGGCATCATGTCCCTCACCGGGATGCACCAGCGCGAGCCCCTCGTCACCGGCGGCAGCCAGGCCCTCTACCTCGGCGGGCTCGATGCCGCCGGCGCCGCCGTCACGGCGTACTTCGGCGCCCTCGTCCACGGCGAAGGCGACTGGGTCGATATCTCGCTCCAGGAATGCATGGCCGGCATGCTCGAGCTCTACGGCCCCCGCGGCGCCTACGAAGGCGCCGTCTCCATCCGCTCCGGCAACCACGTCCGCGCCCTCTGGGGCCTCTACCCCTGCGCTGACGGCTACGCCGGCGTCTGCGCCCTCGAGCGCCAGGTGCCCGCCCTCTTCTCCCTCCTCGGCGACCCCGAACTCGACGAACCCCGCTTCCGCGACCCGCTCGAACGCCCCAACCACGACGACGAACTCCAGGCAAAGCTCTACGCCTGGTTCGGCGAACGCACGAAAGCCGAACTCCTCGAACTCGGCGTCCGCCACCGCGTTCCCATCGGCGCCGTCGTCACCCCGCTCGAACTCCTCGACAACCCCGCGCTTCTGGAACGCGGCTTCTTCGATACCGTCGATACCCCCGCCGGCCAGGCGCGCATCCCCGGCAGGCCCTTCCTCGGCCTTGGCTGGCGTCCCGGCGCCCTCGCCGACCCCGTTCCGGCCGCCCAGATCCTCCCCCGGTGGAGCCCCCGTCCATGA
- a CDS encoding globin domain-containing protein → MNPAESAAPTPYHQLGGAPTVWRIVEAFYRRVETDDILRPLYPEDLEPGRQKLAWFFEQWLGGPTSYSDRYGHPRLRRRHFPFVIDERAAGRWLRLMREAWTEAGVPRELQDPIFERLAVLARHMINAHDDVPREPLGDVYLD, encoded by the coding sequence GTGAACCCCGCCGAATCCGCCGCTCCCACCCCCTACCACCAGCTCGGCGGCGCCCCGACCGTCTGGCGCATCGTCGAAGCCTTCTACCGCCGCGTCGAGACCGACGACATCCTCCGCCCCCTCTACCCCGAAGACCTCGAACCCGGCAGGCAAAAGCTCGCCTGGTTCTTCGAGCAGTGGCTCGGCGGCCCCACCTCGTACAGCGACCGCTACGGCCACCCGCGCCTCCGCCGCCGGCACTTCCCCTTCGTCATCGACGAGCGCGCCGCCGGCCGCTGGCTCCGCCTCATGCGCGAAGCCTGGACCGAGGCCGGCGTCCCCCGCGAACTCCAGGACCCCATCTTCGAGCGCCTCGCCGTCCTCGCCCGCCACATGATCAACGCCCACGACGACGTCCCCCGCGAGCCGCTCGGCGACGTCTACCTCGACTGA
- a CDS encoding nitroreductase family protein yields the protein MDLYRGTISKRDRRAFLPQPIPEESLRRILQAGRMTPSSKNAEPNRFIVVRSPEGKPALADLSPMARWLADAAVVIVIAQVNEHPFDAGRCAQNMMLAAWNDGIGSCPAHLPEERVRELLGIPPGVFINRVIGFGYLDPERAGPPPAVARKRKPLEELVHEERW from the coding sequence ATGGACCTCTACCGCGGCACCATCTCCAAGCGCGACCGGCGCGCCTTCCTCCCGCAGCCCATCCCCGAAGAATCCCTCCGGCGCATCCTCCAGGCCGGCCGCATGACCCCCTCCTCCAAGAACGCCGAGCCGAACCGCTTCATCGTCGTCCGCTCGCCCGAAGGCAAACCGGCCCTTGCCGACCTCAGCCCCATGGCCCGCTGGCTCGCCGATGCAGCGGTCGTCATCGTCATCGCCCAGGTCAACGAACACCCCTTCGATGCCGGCCGCTGCGCCCAGAACATGATGCTCGCCGCCTGGAACGACGGCATCGGCTCCTGCCCGGCCCACCTGCCCGAAGAGCGCGTCCGCGAACTCCTCGGCATCCCGCCCGGGGTCTTCATCAATCGCGTTATCGGCTTCGGCTACCTCGACCCCGAGCGCGCTGGCCCGCCGCCGGCCGTCGCCCGCAAGCGCAAGCCCCTCGAAGAGCTCGTCCACGAAGAACGCTGGTAG
- a CDS encoding phosphotransferase family protein has product MAETPPGELVDLAALERFVNEHVPGEPGPITVEKHVAGFSNETFYVTRGEQQWVMRRPPRGPLLPTAHDVIREYRYIAALYGRARVPRPVAVCEDPSVVGAPFYLMERLEGVVIRSEVPAAYDTPEGRRKVAEELVDALVELHAVDWQAAGLTGKGETYLPRQVERWAKQWELTRPRTRELPGLDEATAWLRARIPAEADVSVVHGDYKLDNVIFAADEPRLLGILDWEMATIGDPLADLGWLLSTWGDQGDPPGTRQLNNRSTLTELEGFPGREEMAARYEAKSGRSMKHFGFYSVLAVYKMAIILEGLYMHYLERTASNPGAADFEWYVPVLIDRMHRLMGESN; this is encoded by the coding sequence ATGGCCGAGACGCCCCCGGGCGAACTGGTCGACCTCGCAGCGCTGGAACGGTTCGTGAACGAGCATGTGCCGGGCGAGCCGGGGCCGATCACCGTCGAGAAGCATGTGGCGGGGTTTTCGAACGAGACCTTTTATGTCACCCGGGGCGAGCAGCAGTGGGTGATGCGGCGGCCGCCGCGGGGGCCACTACTGCCGACGGCGCACGACGTCATCCGGGAGTACCGGTACATCGCGGCGCTGTACGGGCGGGCGCGGGTGCCGCGGCCGGTGGCGGTGTGCGAGGACCCATCGGTCGTCGGGGCGCCGTTCTACCTCATGGAGCGGCTGGAGGGGGTGGTGATCCGGTCGGAGGTGCCGGCGGCGTACGACACGCCGGAGGGGCGGCGGAAGGTGGCGGAGGAGCTGGTGGACGCGCTGGTGGAGCTGCATGCGGTGGACTGGCAGGCCGCGGGGCTCACGGGAAAGGGCGAGACGTACCTGCCGCGGCAGGTGGAGCGGTGGGCGAAGCAGTGGGAGCTGACCCGGCCGCGGACGAGGGAGCTGCCCGGGCTGGACGAGGCGACGGCGTGGCTGCGGGCGCGGATCCCGGCCGAGGCCGATGTCTCGGTGGTGCACGGCGACTACAAGCTGGACAACGTGATCTTTGCGGCGGATGAGCCGCGGCTGCTGGGGATCCTCGACTGGGAGATGGCGACGATCGGCGACCCGCTGGCGGACCTCGGCTGGCTCCTTTCGACGTGGGGCGACCAGGGCGACCCGCCGGGGACGCGGCAGCTGAACAACCGGTCGACGCTGACGGAGCTGGAAGGCTTCCCGGGCCGGGAGGAGATGGCTGCGCGGTACGAGGCGAAGAGCGGGCGCTCGATGAAGCACTTCGGCTTCTACAGCGTCCTGGCGGTATACAAGATGGCGATCATCCTCGAGGGGCTGTACATGCACTACCTCGAGCGGACCGCCTCGAACCCGGGAGCTGCTGATTTCGAGTGGTATGTGCCGGTCCTGATCGACCGGATGCATCGACTGATGGGGGAGTCGAACTAG
- a CDS encoding LLM class F420-dependent oxidoreductase, translated as MARKRLSLSVPLDGVSLREHPEVCQEAERLGYTDAWSYEVDAIDAFTPLAVIGLHTNLRLGTAIANVYTRGPATLAETAAGVAEVAPGRFNLGIGSGSQPIVELWNGGKFRKPATRVREMALFLRKAFAGERVVFEGETFRVDGFRMAKPPSEPIPIHIAALREGMLRVAGEVGDGAIINWLSAEDVKKSVAVVREAAKAAGRNPDDVEITARLMVCIDPLTPEVAMLQRRHLNAYLNVPVYKEFHRWLGREPLLSAMWTAWDSGDRKAALAAVPDVVVQDLFVAGTAEERNAHVQRYLEAGVDTAFLQFISFEPDPAVRRERVLQAMREMSPKAAGM; from the coding sequence ATGGCAAGGAAGCGCCTTTCACTCTCGGTCCCGCTGGACGGGGTGTCGCTCCGGGAGCACCCGGAGGTGTGCCAGGAGGCGGAACGCCTGGGGTACACCGACGCATGGTCGTACGAAGTGGACGCGATCGATGCATTCACGCCGCTGGCGGTCATCGGGCTGCACACGAACCTCCGGCTGGGGACGGCGATTGCGAACGTCTACACGCGGGGGCCGGCGACGCTGGCGGAGACCGCGGCCGGGGTGGCGGAGGTGGCGCCGGGGCGGTTCAACCTGGGCATCGGCTCGGGGTCGCAGCCGATTGTGGAGCTGTGGAACGGCGGGAAGTTCCGGAAGCCGGCGACGCGGGTGCGGGAGATGGCGCTCTTCCTGCGGAAGGCCTTTGCGGGCGAGCGGGTGGTGTTCGAGGGGGAGACGTTCCGGGTCGACGGGTTCCGGATGGCGAAGCCGCCGAGCGAACCGATTCCGATCCACATCGCGGCGCTGCGCGAGGGGATGCTTCGGGTGGCGGGGGAAGTGGGCGATGGTGCGATCATCAACTGGCTTTCGGCGGAGGACGTGAAGAAGAGCGTCGCGGTGGTTCGCGAGGCGGCGAAGGCGGCGGGGCGGAACCCGGACGACGTGGAGATCACGGCGCGGCTGATGGTGTGCATCGACCCGCTGACGCCGGAGGTAGCGATGCTGCAGCGGCGGCACCTGAACGCCTACCTGAACGTGCCGGTGTACAAGGAGTTCCACCGCTGGCTGGGGCGGGAGCCGCTCCTCTCGGCGATGTGGACGGCGTGGGACAGCGGCGACCGGAAGGCCGCGCTGGCGGCGGTGCCGGACGTGGTGGTGCAGGACCTGTTCGTTGCGGGCACGGCCGAGGAGCGGAATGCGCACGTGCAGCGCTACCTGGAGGCCGGGGTCGACACGGCGTTCCTGCAGTTCATTTCGTTCGAGCCGGACCCGGCGGTGCGGCGGGAGCGGGTGCTGCAGGCGATGCGGGAGATGTCGCCGAAGGCGGCGGGGATGTAG
- the ychF gene encoding redox-regulated ATPase YchF: MQLGIIGLARSGKTTVFNAVTRGSAQVGAYSSSSQPNIGVVNVPDERVDALARLYKPKKVTYATIQYVDFPAAGESFGKGEGPAGKFINDLARMDAFIHVVRAFRDDSVPHPEGSVDPDRDIQTMDLELAFADLAIIERRLQRLETEIRSMKAGERERPLRLKALLERLKAGLENDIPIRAQELSDDDRQLLEGTQFLTAKPLLLLINIGEEDLPRRAELEAAYRAKYAGPGRDVAVMAGKFEMDLNELSEEEAAEFRAAAGVTESGMASAIRASYRLLGLISFLTAGPDECRAWTIPAGATAPEAAGKIHSDLQRGFIRAEVVRCEDLLAAGSEAEAKKRGLLRTEGKQYVVQDGDVLHILFNV, from the coding sequence ATGCAGCTCGGCATCATCGGCCTCGCCCGCTCCGGCAAGACCACCGTCTTCAACGCCGTCACCCGCGGCTCCGCCCAGGTCGGCGCCTACTCCTCCTCCAGCCAGCCCAACATCGGCGTCGTCAACGTCCCCGACGAGCGCGTCGACGCCCTCGCCCGGCTCTATAAGCCGAAGAAGGTCACCTATGCGACTATCCAGTACGTCGACTTCCCGGCCGCCGGCGAGTCCTTCGGCAAAGGCGAGGGTCCGGCGGGGAAGTTCATCAACGACCTCGCCCGCATGGACGCCTTCATCCATGTCGTCCGCGCCTTCCGCGACGACTCGGTCCCCCATCCCGAGGGCTCGGTCGACCCCGACCGCGACATCCAAACCATGGACCTCGAACTCGCCTTCGCCGACCTCGCCATCATCGAGCGCCGCCTCCAGCGCCTCGAAACGGAAATCCGCTCCATGAAGGCCGGCGAACGCGAACGCCCGCTCCGCCTCAAGGCCCTCCTCGAACGGCTCAAAGCCGGCCTCGAAAACGACATCCCCATCCGCGCCCAGGAGCTCTCCGACGACGACCGCCAGCTCCTCGAAGGCACCCAGTTCCTCACCGCAAAGCCGCTCCTCCTGCTCATCAACATCGGGGAGGAGGACCTCCCGCGCCGCGCTGAACTCGAAGCCGCCTACCGCGCGAAGTACGCCGGCCCCGGCCGCGATGTCGCCGTCATGGCGGGCAAGTTCGAAATGGACCTCAACGAACTCTCCGAGGAGGAAGCCGCCGAGTTCCGCGCCGCCGCCGGCGTCACTGAAAGCGGCATGGCCAGCGCCATCCGCGCCAGCTACCGCCTCCTCGGCCTTATCTCCTTCCTCACCGCCGGCCCCGATGAGTGCCGCGCCTGGACCATCCCTGCCGGCGCTACCGCCCCCGAGGCTGCCGGCAAAATCCACAGCGACCTCCAGCGCGGTTTCATCCGCGCCGAAGTCGTCCGCTGCGAAGACCTCCTCGCCGCCGGCAGCGAGGCCGAGGCGAAAAAACGCGGCCTCCTCCGCACCGAAGGCAAGCAGTACGTCGTCCAGGACGGCGACGTCCTGCACATCCTCTTCAACGTCTGA